In Deltaproteobacteria bacterium, the sequence GCGCCATCGCCGACCGGGCCGACGTGGCGCGGAAGCTGGGGCTGACGCGAGCGCGGGTGACCCAGCTCCTCGACCTGTTGCTCCTGGCGCCCGATCTCCAAGCCGCCGTCCTGGCCCTCGAAGCCGTGGACGGCGCCGAGCCGATGGCCGAGCGGACCCTCCGGGCGGTGGCCCACGCGGGGACGTGGGCCGAGCAGCGGGCGGCGTGGGCGAAGCTGGTCGCGTAGGGCGCGCGTCTGGCCGCGTCAGCCCACGACGGCCAGGGAGCGTCCGGCAGCTCGCGACACGCGCGCGACGGGAACCGTCGGCGCTGTCTCGGGCATCGCGTCGTAGGTCTTGCCCTCGAGGACGCGGCCGGCCTTCTTCTTGTTCTTGCCGCCCCACTGCTTGAAGAAGAAGGCGACGCCCGCCTTCGCGCACTGGTCGCGGATGTCCGTCGCCCACTCGGGAGCCATCGGGCGCGCGCACGGACCCGACTCGCCGCCGACGATCACCCAGTCGATGCCCTTGAGCTTCAGCTTCGGCAGCGGACCGAGGAGCGGCTCGAGCGAGAGGAACTTCACCGCCGCGCCCGTCGTGCGCAGGTCGTCAATGCGATCGACGTAGTTCGCGTTCTCGACGCTCACGCCCATCCACACGTTCTCGGGCCAGGCGATCTCGGGGCTCAGCTCGGCGAGCCTGTCGGCGCGCTTGGTGAGCACCTGGAAGCGATGCCAGTGCGCGCGGCGCATGACATCGAAGACGCGCTGGATGTACTCGAGCGGCACGTCCTTGTGGAACAGGTCGCTCATCGAGTTCACGAAGATCGTCTGCGGCTTCTTCCACTGGAGCGGCAGCTCCAGCATCTGCGGCTGCAGCGTGAGCTTGAAGCCGTTCTTGTAGTTCGGCTGCCCCATCGCCTGCAGGCGTTCCGCCATGCGCTCCGCGTAGCAGTACTTGCAGCCGGGGCTGATCTTGTTGCACCCCGTGACGGGGTTCCAGGTGGACTCGGTCCACTCGATGCCGGAGCCGAGCGCCATCAGCGCACCTCCTTGATGATCGTCTTGAGTAGATGGTTCGCGATGCGCAGCGCGATGTCCTTGCCACGCTCGTTGCCTACCGCGAAGCAGAACATGTACAGCGGGTTCTTCGACGAGTTCCAGAGCACGCCCGGCTCCTCGGCGACGCCCGCGAACACCTGCTTCAGGCGGTTGTTGAAGTAGCGCGCCATCACGTCCATCGACGCCTTCACCTGCACCTGGTGATCGCCGAACAGCGTGGGCTTCGTCTCGACCTTGTAGAACTCGTCGTACCAGTCGGCCGTGCCGAGGAAGGCGTTCATGCGCTGTCGCCACGACTCCGGCAGCTTGCCAGACTTCGGCGCGAGGCGGTTCATGCCCATGCCGAGCGGCACGAGGAGCCACAGGTCGATCGCCTTCGTCGCAGCGACCGCCTCGATGGTCTGCCACTCGACCTGCATGCCGTAGGGGTCGAGGAAGAGCACCGCGCGCCGCGACTTCCACTTCGAGGGGTCGGCGCAGAGCTTCTGGATGACTTCGTTCGCTTCGCCCTGGCGAACGTCGATGTCGTCCTTGAGCGCGGGGAACTCGGTCTTGAGTCCTTCGAGCTGCTGGCAGCGCTCGGGGCTGCGCTCGATGAAGATGTACTTGTCGAAGCGCGGCTCCACCTGCAGCGCGAGCTTCGCCGATCCGTCGAGCAGCTTCTGCGGGGCCGCCTCGGCGAGGTCGGGGAAGAGCAAGGTCTCGGAGGCACCGCTCGACTCGGGCTCGCGCGCGGTGCGCGTGCCGGTGCCCGCGAACGCATCGATGTACGCCTTGCGGAACGGCTGCTCAGGCGTCGGCTTGCCCTCCAGCGCCGTCGTGTAGCTTTTCAGGTACTTGGCGAGGACGTCGAGCTTGGCGTCGGTCCAGTCGCCGCCGAAGCGATGGGTCGAGCCCTTGGATGTCGGTCGCGTCTTCGCCATGATACTGTTCGCGCGTTCAGTATCTACGGACCGCGCCCTCTGGGCAAGGTACATGAGCCCCCGGAAACACCGAAGTTCTTGGCGCAAAGCCCCTCCCCGAGGTGGCGCGGGGACCGCGAAGCTGCCAGTCGCCAGCCGGACCACCAGCACCTACGGCCTTCTCGACTCTTCTCGACTCTTGTTGGGGAACCAGATCTGGGTACCGTGCTCAGGTGCACAGTGGTCCTCCTCTGCCCGGAGCGCAGCGATGACGACGACAGAGCCTTGGGCCTCGGTTGAAGACGTCGCCAAGCACCTCGGGGTGGCGAAGGACTCGGTGTACCGGTGGATCGAGTCACGGAAGCTCCCGGCTCACCGCATCGGCCGGCTCTGGAAGTTCAAGCTGTCCGAGGTCGACGAGTGGGTTCGGGCGGGAGGCGCCCAGGAAGACGACGGAGGAGGCCAGCAGAGCAAGCGATGACGGGGGCAACGCTGACCACGAATGAACGACGACTCGAGCCGACGAGCGCGCTGCGTGAAATCGCGCGCGCCGAACGGTTCGACGTGCGTCTGCGTTTCGGGTCGGCGGCCGAGGCCTCTCGGTATCTCCGCGCGCTCACGAGTCTGCTCTTTGGCGCGAGCACCAAGGTCACCGCAACGCTGACCACGGGCGCGCCCCGCGAAGACCTCACCGCCGAAGA encodes:
- a CDS encoding helix-turn-helix domain-containing protein; amino-acid sequence: MTTTEPWASVEDVAKHLGVAKDSVYRWIESRKLPAHRIGRLWKFKLSEVDEWVRAGGAQEDDGGGQQSKR
- the tcmP gene encoding three-Cys-motif partner protein TcmP, producing the protein MAKTRPTSKGSTHRFGGDWTDAKLDVLAKYLKSYTTALEGKPTPEQPFRKAYIDAFAGTGTRTAREPESSGASETLLFPDLAEAAPQKLLDGSAKLALQVEPRFDKYIFIERSPERCQQLEGLKTEFPALKDDIDVRQGEANEVIQKLCADPSKWKSRRAVLFLDPYGMQVEWQTIEAVAATKAIDLWLLVPLGMGMNRLAPKSGKLPESWRQRMNAFLGTADWYDEFYKVETKPTLFGDHQVQVKASMDVMARYFNNRLKQVFAGVAEEPGVLWNSSKNPLYMFCFAVGNERGKDIALRIANHLLKTIIKEVR
- a CDS encoding phage Gp37/Gp68 family protein, with protein sequence MALGSGIEWTESTWNPVTGCNKISPGCKYCYAERMAERLQAMGQPNYKNGFKLTLQPQMLELPLQWKKPQTIFVNSMSDLFHKDVPLEYIQRVFDVMRRAHWHRFQVLTKRADRLAELSPEIAWPENVWMGVSVENANYVDRIDDLRTTGAAVKFLSLEPLLGPLPKLKLKGIDWVIVGGESGPCARPMAPEWATDIRDQCAKAGVAFFFKQWGGKNKKKAGRVLEGKTYDAMPETAPTVPVARVSRAAGRSLAVVG